In Brachypodium distachyon strain Bd21 chromosome 2, Brachypodium_distachyon_v3.0, whole genome shotgun sequence, one genomic interval encodes:
- the LOC100836939 gene encoding nucleobase-ascorbate transporter 12, protein MSSSSGALPQPRRTRPGPWPPAPPPQPQAQPLSWAKRTGFQSRVSGESTSTASAPNSGQAPLPRPAEAPADLESGPPAGPNSALPPPPAAAVTNAKPQQEQQQRPPPAPPARVRRRDSDGGRPNGQPAAAPLPQLPEEEDPPERPARVKYELRDTPGAFPLVIYGFQHYISMLGSIILVPLVIVPAMGGSADDMAAVVSTVLLVSGLTTLLHTLFGTRLPLVQGPSFVYLAPALAIINSPEFFGLNDNNFKHIMKHLQGAIIIGGVFQVLLGYTGLMSLLLRLINPVVVSPTVAAVGLSFFSYGFTKVGSCIEIGVLQLMMVIIFALYLRKIKLFGYRVFLIYAVPLGLGITWAIAFVLTATGVYSYKGCDANIPASNNASAFCRKHVLRMKSCRVDTSHVLRASPWFRFPYPLQWGTPVFNWKMGLVMCLVSVIATVDSVGSYHASSLFVATRPPTAGIISRGIGVEGVSTVLAGLWGTGVGSATITENVHTIAVTKMGSRKAVSFGAIVLLLLSLIGKFGAFIASIPDVMVAALLCFMWAMLCALGLSNLRYSATGSSRNSIVVGLALFLSLSVPSYFQQYGLHPNTNSSVPTYFQPYTVASHGPVRTGSGGVDYVLNTLLSLNMVIAFLVALVLDNTVPGGRQERGLYVWSEAEEASGETSFVKDYALPFKIGRAFRWVKCMGL, encoded by the exons atgtcctcctcctccggtgcGCTGCCGCAGCCTCGCCGCACGCGCCCCGGTCCCTggcccccggcgccgccgccgcaaccgcAGGCGCAGCCCCTCTCCTGGGCCAAGCGCACCGGCTTCCAGTCCCGCGTCTCCGGCGAgtccacctccaccgcctctGCCCCCAACTCCGGACAGGCCCCGCTCCCCCGCCCCGCTGAGGCCCCTGCCGATCTGGAGTCCGGCCCACCGGCCGGGCCCAACTCTGCCCTGCCGCcccctcctgccgccgcagtGACCAATGCCAAGCCGCAGCAGGAGCAACAGCAACGACCGCCACCAGCGCCTCCCGCGAGGGTGCGGAGGAGGGATTCAGATGGTGGAAGGCCGAATGGGCAGCCGGCTGCGGCGCCGCTTCCGCAgctgccggaggaggaggatccaCCGGAGCGGCCGGCGCGCGTGAAGTACGAACTTCGTGACACTCCTGGAGCAT TTCCACTAGTGATATATGGATTCCAGCATTACATCTCCATGCTCGGGTCGATCATCCTAGTCCCGCTTGTGATTGTTCCTGCAATGGGCGGCTCAGCT GATGATATGGCAGCAGTGGTATCGACGGTGCTGCTAGTGTCGGGGCTAACCACATTGCTGCACACGCTCTTTGGAACGAGGCTGCCACTTGTGCAGGGACCATCCTTTGTATACCTTGCTCCTGCGCTTGCAATTATCAACTCCCCTGAATTCTTCGGGCTCAATGACAAT AACTTTAAGCACATAATGAAGCATCTCCAGGGGGCTATCATAATAGGAGGTGTATTCCAAGTGCTGTTAGGATATACAGGCCTCATGTCACTACTTTTAAG GTTGATAAATCCAGTTGTCGTCTCACCAACGGTTGCAGCTGTTGGGCTTTCATTTTTCAGTTATGGGTTCACTAAAGTAGGGTCATGCATAGAGATTGGCGTCTTGCAATTGATGATGGTCATTATCTTTGCACTA TACCTCCGAAAAATAAAGTTATTTGGGTACCGGGTGTTTCTGATCTATGCG GTTCCTCTTGGTCTAGGAATCACATGGGCTATTGCTTTTGTTCTGACAGCAACTGGAGTTTATAGCTACAAAGGTTGTGATGCAAATATTCCCGCTTCAAACAATGCATCAGCCTTTTGCCGGAAGCATGTATTGAGGATGAAATCTTGCCGTGTGGACACCTCACATGTCTTAAGAGCTTCTCCTTGGTTCCGGTTTCCTTATCCGTTGCAATGGGGCACTCCAGTTTTTAATTGGAAAATGGGCCTTGTGATGTGTCTTGTATCAGTTATTGCAACAGTTGATTCT GTTGGTTCCTACCATGCATCATCTTTGTTTGTGGCCACAAGACCACCAACAGCTGGGATTATTAGCAGGGGTATAGGCGTTGAAGGCGTCTCCACCGTCCTGGCTGGCTTATGGGGAACGGGAGTTGGGTCGGCAACAATAACAGAGAATGTACATACAATTGCTGTGACTAAAATGGGTAGCCGAAAGGCAGTTAGCTTCGGTGCTATTGTACTCTTACTTCTGTCTCTTATTG GAAAATTTGGTGCCTTCATTGCCTCAATTCCAGATGTTATGGTTGCTGCTCTCCTTTGTTTCATGTGGGCCATGCTTTGCGCCCTTGGCTTATCTAATCTTCGATATAGTGCCACAGGAAGCTCCAGGAACAGTATTGTAGTTGGGCTAGCGTTGTTCTTGTCCCTATCAGTTCCTTCATACTTTCAACAGTACGGATTACATCCTAATACAAACTCATCAGTTCCAACTTACTTTCAACCATACACTGTGGCATCACATGGGCCTGTACGCACTGGATCTGGTGGG GTAGACTATGTCCTCAACACATTACTGTCACTCAACATGGTCATTGCATTTCTGGTTGCTCTTGTACTTGACAATACTGTCCCTGGGGGGCGCCAAGAGCGGGGGTTGTATGTATGGTcagaagcagaggaggcaTCAGGAGAAACATCTTTCGTGAAAGACTATGCACTTCCTTTTAAGATAGGACGGGCATTCAGGTGGGTAAAGTGCATGGGTTTATAG
- the LOC100830507 gene encoding uncharacterized protein LOC100830507 isoform X2 → MAAEAAMTVDFLRARLLSERSVSRASKERADQLAAKVAELEEQVLAVTAQRQQAERETDEVLAILESRGFSGSQLSEVLDSGSDNDEEELRDTKANGDVASSHGEVEPEQEPAAQREAEEDAQPEPEPGGLSWKGRSVSPRKARQLKQRHRRSYFYLLASEPDPSRCKYRMGQSCRKNKRTELSSVLLNDGRSPAPVVVEDGTGLAVSAESRKGKQQQDDERDDDLDGEVGGDERSSGDGRGQYVIRCRKDGEMERVLEKQAELIGQFEAEEKAQRDWEKQFNDNRRSPKGDVKAAAYRLDSGRGQSNRRSSKVEEQEASSQVQANSSGKSLPCSKQPESTATRRNQDEQGDANSDACSSYSINARPSRHRAMVKSSSESTDTRISKVSDWSSSRFHDHSHTDGRQLMDTRLDRQPSNNDIDVESVLQALQRAKISLTKKLLSKPLPPSQVTLALPAPGDEYRTEEDFYDGNDSYRGEEHSGSSPSRQEILALPAPEDHRTDFSSFAEKSISSSPPRQEILALPAPGDDCSGEREDVSDLKILMSSPGLLRLPTDSFPPDEMLSTSNGHDSELGLRETARYDPHGSATLALPNSGKCNVPSSAFSVGSAASFLSGVPELPEDLRRGRKPLADVNSFMQRGCDYTVSNKWML, encoded by the exons atggcggcggaggcggccatgACGGTCGACTTCCTCCGCGCGCGGCTGCTCTCGGAGCGGTCCGTCTCCCGCGCCTCCAAGGAGCGCGCCGACCAGCTCGCCGCAAAG GTTgcggagctggaggagcaggtcCTGGCGGTGACGGCGCAGCGGCAGCAAGCGGAGCGGGAGACAGACGAGGTGCTGGCCATCCTGGAGTCGCGGGGCTTTTCCGGCAGCCAGCTCTCGGAAGTCCTCGACTCGGGCTCCGAcaacgacgaggaggagctacGGGACACCAAGGCCAACGGCGACGTAGCGAGCTCCCACGGGGAGGTGGAACCGGAGCAGGAGCCGGCAGCGCAGCGCGaagcggaggaggacgcgcagcccgagcccgagcccgggGGACTGTCGTGGAAAGGCCGGAGCGTGAGCCCGCGGAAGGCGAGGCAGCTGAAGCAGCGGCACCGGAGGAGCTACTTCTACCTCCTGGCCTCGGAACCGGACCCCTCGCGCTGTAAGTACCGGATGGGCCAGTCTTGCCGCAAGAACAAGCGCACGGAGCTCAG TTCTGTTCTGTTAAACGATGGCAGGTCGCCGGCTCCAGTAGTAGTGGAGGATGGCACAGGTCTCGCAGTATCTGCGGAGAGTCGGAAggggaagcagcagcaagatGACGAGCGGGACGACGACTTGGACGGCGAGGTGGGTGGAGACGAGAGGAGCTCGGGAGATGGCCGTGGCCAGTACGTGATCAGGTGTCGGAAAGATGGGGAGATGGAGAGGGTGCTGGAGAAGCAGGCCGAGCTGATTGGCCAGTTCGAGGCAGAGGAGAAAGCTCAGAGGGACTGGGAGAAGCAATTCAACGACAACCGGCGTTCACCCAAG GGTGACGTTAAGGCAGCCGCGTATCGGCTTGATAGTGGTCGAGGGCAAAGCAACCGAAGAAGCTCCAAGGTTGAGGAACAAGAAGCAAGCTCCCAAGTACAGGCCAATTCAAGTGGAAAATCCCTCCCCTGTTCCAAACAACCCGAAAGCACGGCCACGAGACGGAACCAAGACGAACAAGGAGACGCAAATTCAGACGCCTGCTCAAGCTACAGCATAAATGCCCGGCCTTCTCGGCACCGTGCCATGGTCAAATCGTCTTCAGAATCGACGGACACTCGCATCAGCAAAGTCTCAGACTGGAGCTCGTCACGCTTCCACGATCATTCCCATACCGACGGCCGGCAGCTGATGGACACGCGTTTGGATCGTCAGCCGAGCAACAACGACATCGACGTGGAGAGTGTTCTTCAAGCCCTGCAGCGTGCAAAGATCTCCTTGACAAAGAAGCTGCTAAGCAAGCCACTCCCACCCAGCCAGGTGACGCTGGCGCTTCCGGCACCGGGGGACGAGTACCGCACAGAAGAGGATTTCTACGACGGCAACGATTCCTACAGGGGAGAAGAACACAGCGGCTCGAGTCCATCTCGTCAGGAAATACTAGCCCTCCCAGCGCCAGAGGACCACCGTACGGATTTTTCTTCGTTCGCGGAGAAATCGATCAGTTCAAGTCCGCCTCGCCAGGAGATCCTGGCTCTCCCAGCCCCGGGCGAcgattgctccggcgagaGAGAGGATGTCAGTGACCTGAAGATCCTTATGAGCAGCCCGGGCCTGCTCCGGCTGCCGACAGACTCGTTTCCACCGGACGAGATGCTGTCAACAAGTAATGGTCATGATTCAGAGCTCGGATTGAGAGAGACTGCTCGATACGATCCGCACGGTTCTGCGACGCTCGCGCTGCCTAATTCCGGTAAGTGCAACGTTCCGAGCTCGGCCTTTTCAGTAGGGAGCGCCGCTTCTTTTCTCTCCGGAGTTCCTGAACTCCCGGAGGATTTGAGAAGGGGAAGAAAGCCACTTGCAGACGTGAATTCGTTCATGCAGCGCGGCTGTGATTACACCGTTTCTAATAAGTGGATGTTGTAG
- the LOC100830507 gene encoding uncharacterized protein LOC100830507 isoform X3, whose protein sequence is MAAEAAMTVDFLRARLLSERSVSRASKERADQLAAKVAELEEQVLAVTAQRQQAERETDEVLAILESRGFSGSQLSEVLDSGSDNDEEELRDTKANGDVASSHGEVEPEQEPAAQREAEEDAQPEPEPGGLSWKGRSVSPRKARQLKQRHRRSYFYLLASEPDPSRCKYRMGQSCRKNKRTELRSPAPVVVEDGTGLAVSAESRKGKQQQDDERDDDLDGEVGGDERSSGDGRGQYVIRCRKDGEMERVLEKQAELIGQFEAEEKAQRDWEKQFNDNRRSPKVGDVKAAAYRLDSGRGQSNRRSSKVEEQEASSQVQANSSGKSLPCSKQPESTATRRNQDEQGDANSDACSSYSINARPSRHRAMVKSSSESTDTRISKVSDWSSSRFHDHSHTDGRQLMDTRLDRQPSNNDIDVESVLQALQRAKISLTKKLLSKPLPPSQVTLALPAPGDEYRTEEDFYDGNDSYRGEEHSGSSPSRQEILALPAPEDHRTDFSSFAEKSISSSPPRQEILALPAPGDDCSGEREDVSDLKILMSSPGLLRLPTDSFPPDEMLSTSNGHDSELGLRETARYDPHGSATLALPNSGKCNVPSSAFSVGSAASFLSGVPELPEDLRRGRKPLADVNSFMQRGCDYTVSNKWML, encoded by the exons atggcggcggaggcggccatgACGGTCGACTTCCTCCGCGCGCGGCTGCTCTCGGAGCGGTCCGTCTCCCGCGCCTCCAAGGAGCGCGCCGACCAGCTCGCCGCAAAG GTTgcggagctggaggagcaggtcCTGGCGGTGACGGCGCAGCGGCAGCAAGCGGAGCGGGAGACAGACGAGGTGCTGGCCATCCTGGAGTCGCGGGGCTTTTCCGGCAGCCAGCTCTCGGAAGTCCTCGACTCGGGCTCCGAcaacgacgaggaggagctacGGGACACCAAGGCCAACGGCGACGTAGCGAGCTCCCACGGGGAGGTGGAACCGGAGCAGGAGCCGGCAGCGCAGCGCGaagcggaggaggacgcgcagcccgagcccgagcccgggGGACTGTCGTGGAAAGGCCGGAGCGTGAGCCCGCGGAAGGCGAGGCAGCTGAAGCAGCGGCACCGGAGGAGCTACTTCTACCTCCTGGCCTCGGAACCGGACCCCTCGCGCTGTAAGTACCGGATGGGCCAGTCTTGCCGCAAGAACAAGCGCACGGAGCTCAG GTCGCCGGCTCCAGTAGTAGTGGAGGATGGCACAGGTCTCGCAGTATCTGCGGAGAGTCGGAAggggaagcagcagcaagatGACGAGCGGGACGACGACTTGGACGGCGAGGTGGGTGGAGACGAGAGGAGCTCGGGAGATGGCCGTGGCCAGTACGTGATCAGGTGTCGGAAAGATGGGGAGATGGAGAGGGTGCTGGAGAAGCAGGCCGAGCTGATTGGCCAGTTCGAGGCAGAGGAGAAAGCTCAGAGGGACTGGGAGAAGCAATTCAACGACAACCGGCGTTCACCCAAGGTA GGTGACGTTAAGGCAGCCGCGTATCGGCTTGATAGTGGTCGAGGGCAAAGCAACCGAAGAAGCTCCAAGGTTGAGGAACAAGAAGCAAGCTCCCAAGTACAGGCCAATTCAAGTGGAAAATCCCTCCCCTGTTCCAAACAACCCGAAAGCACGGCCACGAGACGGAACCAAGACGAACAAGGAGACGCAAATTCAGACGCCTGCTCAAGCTACAGCATAAATGCCCGGCCTTCTCGGCACCGTGCCATGGTCAAATCGTCTTCAGAATCGACGGACACTCGCATCAGCAAAGTCTCAGACTGGAGCTCGTCACGCTTCCACGATCATTCCCATACCGACGGCCGGCAGCTGATGGACACGCGTTTGGATCGTCAGCCGAGCAACAACGACATCGACGTGGAGAGTGTTCTTCAAGCCCTGCAGCGTGCAAAGATCTCCTTGACAAAGAAGCTGCTAAGCAAGCCACTCCCACCCAGCCAGGTGACGCTGGCGCTTCCGGCACCGGGGGACGAGTACCGCACAGAAGAGGATTTCTACGACGGCAACGATTCCTACAGGGGAGAAGAACACAGCGGCTCGAGTCCATCTCGTCAGGAAATACTAGCCCTCCCAGCGCCAGAGGACCACCGTACGGATTTTTCTTCGTTCGCGGAGAAATCGATCAGTTCAAGTCCGCCTCGCCAGGAGATCCTGGCTCTCCCAGCCCCGGGCGAcgattgctccggcgagaGAGAGGATGTCAGTGACCTGAAGATCCTTATGAGCAGCCCGGGCCTGCTCCGGCTGCCGACAGACTCGTTTCCACCGGACGAGATGCTGTCAACAAGTAATGGTCATGATTCAGAGCTCGGATTGAGAGAGACTGCTCGATACGATCCGCACGGTTCTGCGACGCTCGCGCTGCCTAATTCCGGTAAGTGCAACGTTCCGAGCTCGGCCTTTTCAGTAGGGAGCGCCGCTTCTTTTCTCTCCGGAGTTCCTGAACTCCCGGAGGATTTGAGAAGGGGAAGAAAGCCACTTGCAGACGTGAATTCGTTCATGCAGCGCGGCTGTGATTACACCGTTTCTAATAAGTGGATGTTGTAG
- the LOC100830507 gene encoding uncharacterized protein LOC100830507 isoform X1 — MAAEAAMTVDFLRARLLSERSVSRASKERADQLAAKVAELEEQVLAVTAQRQQAERETDEVLAILESRGFSGSQLSEVLDSGSDNDEEELRDTKANGDVASSHGEVEPEQEPAAQREAEEDAQPEPEPGGLSWKGRSVSPRKARQLKQRHRRSYFYLLASEPDPSRCKYRMGQSCRKNKRTELSSVLLNDGRSPAPVVVEDGTGLAVSAESRKGKQQQDDERDDDLDGEVGGDERSSGDGRGQYVIRCRKDGEMERVLEKQAELIGQFEAEEKAQRDWEKQFNDNRRSPKVGDVKAAAYRLDSGRGQSNRRSSKVEEQEASSQVQANSSGKSLPCSKQPESTATRRNQDEQGDANSDACSSYSINARPSRHRAMVKSSSESTDTRISKVSDWSSSRFHDHSHTDGRQLMDTRLDRQPSNNDIDVESVLQALQRAKISLTKKLLSKPLPPSQVTLALPAPGDEYRTEEDFYDGNDSYRGEEHSGSSPSRQEILALPAPEDHRTDFSSFAEKSISSSPPRQEILALPAPGDDCSGEREDVSDLKILMSSPGLLRLPTDSFPPDEMLSTSNGHDSELGLRETARYDPHGSATLALPNSGKCNVPSSAFSVGSAASFLSGVPELPEDLRRGRKPLADVNSFMQRGCDYTVSNKWML; from the exons atggcggcggaggcggccatgACGGTCGACTTCCTCCGCGCGCGGCTGCTCTCGGAGCGGTCCGTCTCCCGCGCCTCCAAGGAGCGCGCCGACCAGCTCGCCGCAAAG GTTgcggagctggaggagcaggtcCTGGCGGTGACGGCGCAGCGGCAGCAAGCGGAGCGGGAGACAGACGAGGTGCTGGCCATCCTGGAGTCGCGGGGCTTTTCCGGCAGCCAGCTCTCGGAAGTCCTCGACTCGGGCTCCGAcaacgacgaggaggagctacGGGACACCAAGGCCAACGGCGACGTAGCGAGCTCCCACGGGGAGGTGGAACCGGAGCAGGAGCCGGCAGCGCAGCGCGaagcggaggaggacgcgcagcccgagcccgagcccgggGGACTGTCGTGGAAAGGCCGGAGCGTGAGCCCGCGGAAGGCGAGGCAGCTGAAGCAGCGGCACCGGAGGAGCTACTTCTACCTCCTGGCCTCGGAACCGGACCCCTCGCGCTGTAAGTACCGGATGGGCCAGTCTTGCCGCAAGAACAAGCGCACGGAGCTCAG TTCTGTTCTGTTAAACGATGGCAGGTCGCCGGCTCCAGTAGTAGTGGAGGATGGCACAGGTCTCGCAGTATCTGCGGAGAGTCGGAAggggaagcagcagcaagatGACGAGCGGGACGACGACTTGGACGGCGAGGTGGGTGGAGACGAGAGGAGCTCGGGAGATGGCCGTGGCCAGTACGTGATCAGGTGTCGGAAAGATGGGGAGATGGAGAGGGTGCTGGAGAAGCAGGCCGAGCTGATTGGCCAGTTCGAGGCAGAGGAGAAAGCTCAGAGGGACTGGGAGAAGCAATTCAACGACAACCGGCGTTCACCCAAGGTA GGTGACGTTAAGGCAGCCGCGTATCGGCTTGATAGTGGTCGAGGGCAAAGCAACCGAAGAAGCTCCAAGGTTGAGGAACAAGAAGCAAGCTCCCAAGTACAGGCCAATTCAAGTGGAAAATCCCTCCCCTGTTCCAAACAACCCGAAAGCACGGCCACGAGACGGAACCAAGACGAACAAGGAGACGCAAATTCAGACGCCTGCTCAAGCTACAGCATAAATGCCCGGCCTTCTCGGCACCGTGCCATGGTCAAATCGTCTTCAGAATCGACGGACACTCGCATCAGCAAAGTCTCAGACTGGAGCTCGTCACGCTTCCACGATCATTCCCATACCGACGGCCGGCAGCTGATGGACACGCGTTTGGATCGTCAGCCGAGCAACAACGACATCGACGTGGAGAGTGTTCTTCAAGCCCTGCAGCGTGCAAAGATCTCCTTGACAAAGAAGCTGCTAAGCAAGCCACTCCCACCCAGCCAGGTGACGCTGGCGCTTCCGGCACCGGGGGACGAGTACCGCACAGAAGAGGATTTCTACGACGGCAACGATTCCTACAGGGGAGAAGAACACAGCGGCTCGAGTCCATCTCGTCAGGAAATACTAGCCCTCCCAGCGCCAGAGGACCACCGTACGGATTTTTCTTCGTTCGCGGAGAAATCGATCAGTTCAAGTCCGCCTCGCCAGGAGATCCTGGCTCTCCCAGCCCCGGGCGAcgattgctccggcgagaGAGAGGATGTCAGTGACCTGAAGATCCTTATGAGCAGCCCGGGCCTGCTCCGGCTGCCGACAGACTCGTTTCCACCGGACGAGATGCTGTCAACAAGTAATGGTCATGATTCAGAGCTCGGATTGAGAGAGACTGCTCGATACGATCCGCACGGTTCTGCGACGCTCGCGCTGCCTAATTCCGGTAAGTGCAACGTTCCGAGCTCGGCCTTTTCAGTAGGGAGCGCCGCTTCTTTTCTCTCCGGAGTTCCTGAACTCCCGGAGGATTTGAGAAGGGGAAGAAAGCCACTTGCAGACGTGAATTCGTTCATGCAGCGCGGCTGTGATTACACCGTTTCTAATAAGTGGATGTTGTAG
- the LOC100837552 gene encoding protein BUD31 homolog 1 codes for MPKIKTSRVKYPEGWELIEPTIRDLDAKMREAENDTHDGKRKCEALWPIFRISHQRSRYIYDLYYRRKEISKDLYEFCLDQGYADRNLIAKWKKPGYERLCCLRCIQTRDHNFATTCVCRVPKHLREEQVIECVHCGCKGCASGD; via the exons ATGCCTAAGATAAAGACAAGCCGTGTCAAATATCCTGAAGGATGGGAGCTTATCGAACCAACTATCCGCGACTTGGATGCCAAAATGAGAGAAG CTGAAAACGATACACATGACGGGAAGAGAAAGTGTGAAGCACTCTGGCCAATTTTCCGCATTTCTCATCAAAGAAGCCGCTACATATATGATCTTTATTATCGAAGGAAGGAAATATCAAAGGATCTGTATGAATTTTGCCTGGACCAGGGTTATGCAGACCGTAATCTGATTGCAAAGTGGAAAAAG CCTGGTTACGAGCGCCTTTGCTGCCTTCGATGCATACAGACACGAGATCACAACTTTGCAACCACTTGTGTCTGCCGGGTCCCCAAACACCTCAGGGAGGAGCAAGTTATAGAATGTGTCCACTGTGGCTGCAAGGGCTGTGCCAGCGGTGACTAA